Proteins from a genomic interval of uncultured Methanocorpusculum sp.:
- a CDS encoding fructose 1,6-bisphosphatase — MHTTVSVFAKPVGGVCGTTRVFPDILQTAAKMLKKAEGGILTDSFVTHTADRLVLVAVHDPDVLPDTLIAAVFSAAEELAQKRHLFCDAAPVSVCRMTIPERANEPFLLFLAGSDVMPWGEVLTPGRDSDDACIADGVLLLARAEGEFPSVAAFCERFARRGVNQQGVCPVSLCDSSNVRTTVIPVVGLGFSLCDGRLSGPVDLFDTPLFDAPRFRASDQHAE, encoded by the coding sequence ATGCACACGACAGTCTCGGTCTTTGCAAAGCCGGTCGGCGGGGTATGCGGAACGACCCGGGTCTTCCCCGACATCCTCCAGACGGCGGCAAAGATGCTCAAAAAGGCGGAAGGCGGGATCCTCACCGACTCGTTCGTGACCCACACTGCCGACCGGCTGGTCCTGGTCGCGGTCCATGATCCGGACGTCCTGCCGGACACGCTTATCGCCGCGGTCTTCTCCGCAGCCGAGGAGCTCGCACAAAAACGGCACCTGTTCTGCGATGCCGCCCCGGTGTCGGTCTGCCGGATGACGATCCCGGAGCGGGCAAACGAGCCGTTTCTGCTGTTTCTCGCCGGTTCAGACGTCATGCCATGGGGCGAGGTCCTGACCCCCGGACGGGACTCTGACGATGCCTGTATCGCGGACGGCGTTCTCCTCCTCGCACGTGCCGAGGGCGAGTTCCCGTCCGTTGCGGCGTTCTGCGAGAGGTTCGCTCGCCGCGGTGTAAACCAGCAGGGCGTATGCCCTGTGAGTCTCTGCGATTCGTCGAATGTTCGGACAACCGTCATCCCGGTGGTCGGACTCGGTTTTTCGCTATGTGACGGAAGGCTTTCCGGACCGGTGGATCTCTTCGATACGCCTCTCTTTGACGCTCCCCGGTTCCGTGCTTCGGATCAGCACGCCGAGTGA
- a CDS encoding DNA helicase PriA, giving the protein MVVQHTCGFKREIFCRECGTELTLDTRGKLYCPRCGRRLAILCPHCGKLW; this is encoded by the coding sequence ATGGTAGTTCAGCACACATGCGGCTTTAAACGCGAGATATTCTGTCGGGAGTGCGGCACCGAACTGACCCTGGACACGCGGGGAAAACTCTACTGTCCCCGGTGCGGCCGGCGGCTTGCGATCCTCTGCCCCCACTGCGGAAAACTCTGGTAG
- a CDS encoding class 1 fructose-bisphosphatase translates to MKTLQEYLSASHAPEDLGKIIMMIVDQAGPIRSAFISNQNYAGSTNSSGEDQAEMDTWADTRITSVLQESGLVRAVASEEQEDITVMSPSAKYSVVMDPLDGSSLIKVNLTVGTIVGVYEGDILQAGNQLRAAFYMLYGPLTTLTISLGNGVSIFAMNEDGTYVLLKENVRIPEGTLCGSGGLRPEWTEKHIQYMNEIECEGGKNRYSGSFVADFHQILEYGGVYAYPATKKSASGKLRLVFEINPIGFLAVQAGGAVSNGESSTLEIVPTKVHQRTPVYVGSKGMIAKIEAIR, encoded by the coding sequence ATGAAAACCTTGCAGGAGTATCTTTCCGCCTCACATGCCCCTGAGGATTTGGGAAAAATAATCATGATGATCGTGGATCAGGCAGGACCGATCCGTTCCGCGTTTATAAGCAACCAGAATTATGCGGGCTCCACGAACTCTTCCGGCGAGGATCAGGCCGAGATGGACACCTGGGCGGATACCCGGATCACGTCCGTTCTCCAGGAAAGCGGGTTAGTCCGTGCCGTTGCTTCCGAAGAGCAGGAGGATATCACCGTGATGTCTCCTTCTGCAAAATATTCGGTCGTGATGGACCCCCTCGACGGCTCCTCGCTGATCAAGGTAAATCTGACCGTCGGGACGATCGTCGGGGTCTATGAAGGCGATATTCTTCAGGCGGGGAACCAGCTTCGCGCCGCATTCTATATGCTGTATGGCCCGCTGACGACGCTGACGATCTCGCTTGGAAACGGGGTCTCGATTTTTGCGATGAATGAGGACGGCACCTACGTTCTCTTAAAAGAGAATGTGAGGATCCCGGAAGGAACGCTCTGCGGAAGCGGCGGTCTGCGGCCCGAGTGGACCGAGAAACACATTCAGTACATGAATGAGATCGAATGCGAAGGCGGAAAGAACCGGTACTCCGGCTCTTTCGTGGCCGACTTCCACCAGATTCTGGAGTACGGTGGCGTGTATGCCTATCCGGCGACGAAGAAGTCCGCTTCCGGAAAACTCCGGCTGGTCTTCGAGATCAATCCGATCGGTTTCCTCGCGGTCCAGGCAGGAGGGGCAGTCTCGAACGGCGAGTCTTCGACCCTGGAGATCGTCCCAACAAAGGTCCACCAGAGGACGCCCGTGTATGTCGGCAGTAAAGGGATGATCGCGAAAATCGAGGCGATTCGCTGA
- a CDS encoding coenzyme F420-0:L-glutamate ligase, giving the protein MSVQVTGISGIPLIQKGDDLPAIICRNTTFEDEDILCIASTIVSKAKGYTRALADITPSPDALRISGLTKEDPRFIQAILDSSTEIIQEYPFILSEVPCGHVGVRAGVDNSNIEGENIIILPKDPSAECREIRESIKKITGKNVGVIVTDTCGRAFRRGQCGNAIGWAGMTAIRDFRGDHDLFGLELEITEEAVVDEIAAFSNFIMGESNNGIPAVKFSGCGTWKGHDSLYFTKEEDLIRKAMKR; this is encoded by the coding sequence ATGTCAGTTCAGGTAACGGGAATTTCCGGAATCCCGCTCATTCAGAAAGGCGATGATCTCCCGGCAATAATCTGCAGAAATACCACCTTCGAAGACGAAGATATCCTTTGTATAGCATCAACGATCGTTTCGAAAGCAAAAGGGTATACCCGCGCTCTCGCAGATATCACCCCTTCGCCGGATGCCCTGCGGATCTCCGGCCTCACCAAAGAAGATCCCCGGTTCATCCAGGCGATCCTGGATTCGTCCACCGAGATCATACAGGAGTATCCTTTTATCCTCTCCGAAGTCCCCTGCGGCCATGTAGGTGTGCGCGCCGGTGTGGACAATAGTAATATTGAAGGCGAAAATATCATCATCCTTCCAAAAGACCCCTCGGCCGAATGCAGAGAGATCAGAGAATCGATCAAAAAGATCACGGGAAAGAATGTCGGCGTTATTGTGACCGACACCTGCGGAAGGGCATTCCGCCGCGGTCAGTGCGGAAACGCAATCGGCTGGGCAGGAATGACCGCGATCCGTGACTTCCGCGGCGACCATGACCTGTTCGGTCTGGAACTCGAGATCACGGAAGAGGCGGTCGTCGATGAGATCGCCGCATTCTCCAACTTCATTATGGGAGAGAGCAACAACGGGATCCCGGCCGTGAAGTTTTCCGGCTGCGGCACCTGGAAAGGCCATGACTCGCTCTACTTCACCAAAGAAGAAGACCTGATCAGAAAGGCTATGAAACGATAA
- the cofE gene encoding coenzyme F420-0:L-glutamate ligase, translating to MYPHMSGFFSVYGISTGLLVSGDDIIDRVISSLKDTEAKSIENGDILLFAESPLSTTEGRNIRLDDITPSAEAYRLSEKYHLDARLAEVVIQESDTIVGGVPGYLLAGKWDLILPNAGVDESNAPDGWVTRLPADPEASAKRLREEIRERTGKDTAVIIIDSRTHSMRLGVSGVAIGCSGIQPISDERGKPDLYGNKLQVTRRAIADSLASTAELLMGEASEGVPVVLVRGYPYIRCENCRIETISAKEDLFLNLGK from the coding sequence ATGTATCCCCACATGTCGGGTTTCTTTTCCGTTTACGGGATTTCCACAGGACTGCTCGTATCCGGCGACGATATAATTGACCGGGTCATCAGTTCTCTGAAAGACACCGAGGCTAAATCAATAGAAAACGGCGACATTCTGCTTTTTGCCGAGTCGCCGCTCTCCACCACCGAAGGCCGCAATATCAGGCTGGACGACATAACACCGTCCGCCGAGGCATACCGGCTTTCGGAGAAGTATCATCTCGACGCCCGGCTTGCCGAGGTCGTCATCCAGGAAAGCGATACGATCGTCGGCGGTGTCCCGGGATACCTCCTTGCCGGAAAATGGGACCTTATCCTCCCGAACGCCGGCGTGGACGAGTCAAACGCCCCGGACGGGTGGGTCACCCGCCTCCCGGCCGATCCGGAAGCAAGCGCCAAACGACTGCGTGAAGAGATCAGGGAACGGACCGGAAAAGATACCGCGGTCATCATCATCGATTCAAGGACCCATTCGATGCGCCTTGGCGTATCGGGGGTCGCCATCGGCTGCTCCGGGATCCAGCCGATCTCGGACGAGCGGGGGAAACCCGACCTTTACGGAAACAAACTGCAGGTCACAAGAAGGGCGATCGCCGACTCTCTCGCCTCGACCGCCGAACTTCTGATGGGAGAGGCCTCAGAGGGAGTCCCGGTCGTACTTGTACGCGGATACCCGTACATCAGATGCGAAAACTGCAGAATAGAGACGATATCCGCCAAAGAGGATCTCTTCCTCAATCTCGGCAAATAA
- a CDS encoding HisA/HisF-related TIM barrel protein encodes MKVILAMDLMDGYVVHGKSGNRDQYKPLTWGLSPSAEPLSYLSVMKPKYAYVADLDRIGMCGDHTETILRLASIPEKLWVDRGCSIPEEYLPGVANIVGTETADAPFEEFTGGYLSVDVKDGKVIPDGLDPVEVIREADKYAFDGIILLNISSVGTESGINVDFAQRIRAATKKTLLYGGGVNTIEDLRTLCDAGYDGVIISTSVHKGKIPLEIMQEGTFC; translated from the coding sequence ATGAAGGTCATTCTCGCAATGGACCTGATGGACGGGTATGTCGTCCACGGGAAAAGCGGCAACCGGGATCAGTACAAGCCCCTGACCTGGGGGCTTTCCCCCTCGGCCGAGCCGCTGTCGTATCTTTCGGTGATGAAGCCGAAGTACGCATACGTGGCCGATCTCGACCGGATCGGGATGTGCGGCGATCACACCGAGACGATCCTGCGACTCGCATCGATCCCGGAGAAGCTCTGGGTCGACAGGGGATGCAGTATCCCGGAGGAGTATCTCCCGGGGGTTGCGAACATCGTCGGGACGGAAACGGCTGATGCTCCTTTCGAAGAGTTCACCGGCGGATATCTCAGTGTCGATGTAAAGGACGGAAAGGTCATCCCCGACGGGCTTGACCCGGTCGAGGTGATCCGCGAGGCCGACAAATACGCGTTTGACGGGATCATTCTCCTGAACATCTCCTCGGTCGGTACCGAATCCGGGATCAATGTGGATTTTGCACAGCGGATCCGGGCGGCAACGAAAAAAACGCTCCTCTACGGAGGAGGGGTGAACACGATTGAAGATCTTCGCACCCTCTGCGATGCGGGATATGACGGCGTGATCATCTCGACTTCCGTTCACAAAGGAAAGATCCCGCTGGAAATCATGCAGGAGGGAACATTTTGCTGA
- a CDS encoding DUF1922 domain-containing protein, with protein sequence MNTYRVIRCPGCHQFTYTDYYGKWKLCPVCGEVISVRNVPVYLEVDDFSEAEVLIKEVERYLSHTGQLDLTREEVDLIREKYMEWLNGPAA encoded by the coding sequence ATGAATACCTATCGGGTGATCCGCTGCCCAGGCTGTCATCAGTTTACCTACACCGACTATTACGGAAAGTGGAAGCTCTGCCCGGTCTGCGGGGAAGTGATCTCGGTGCGGAATGTGCCAGTGTATCTGGAGGTGGACGATTTCTCCGAGGCCGAGGTGCTCATAAAAGAAGTGGAACGGTATCTTTCCCATACCGGGCAGCTCGACCTGACAAGAGAAGAGGTCGACCTGATCCGGGAAAAGTATATGGAATGGCTCAACGGTCCGGCCGCGTAA
- a CDS encoding KEOPS complex subunit Pcc1, producing the protein MNHAACFVFETPFAAKLYEVLAPETVSDPGEKSNVRLTCGDSSVTLQVEAEDAASLRASLNMWLRLVNVSHEVLEL; encoded by the coding sequence ATGAACCACGCAGCATGTTTTGTCTTTGAAACCCCGTTTGCAGCAAAACTGTATGAAGTTCTCGCCCCGGAAACCGTCAGCGATCCGGGGGAAAAATCCAACGTGCGGCTCACCTGCGGCGACTCTTCCGTGACACTCCAGGTGGAAGCGGAGGATGCGGCGTCTCTTCGTGCGTCCCTCAATATGTGGTTGCGGTTGGTTAATGTATCCCACGAAGTATTGGAGTTGTAA
- the tmk gene encoding dTMP kinase, with protein sequence MLITLEGIDGAGKSTLYEGLKTRLQDLEPVFTKEPGSPLVNSAVRREIGANRDPFAEATLFVADHAAHLAQVVLPALEEKKPVISDRYSDSRFAYQQVSLVGVVPDPKAWLTAVHAGWSVRPDLTILLLISPETAMNRLHGRPGKEHFEDPAFLEEVQKRYLERVTEDPERFLLIDAAQEPETILDFVEKSIRALPRQ encoded by the coding sequence TTGCTGATCACCCTTGAGGGGATCGACGGAGCGGGAAAATCCACGCTCTATGAAGGTCTCAAAACACGGCTCCAGGATCTCGAACCTGTCTTCACCAAAGAGCCGGGCAGCCCTCTCGTGAATTCGGCGGTCCGTCGTGAGATCGGGGCGAACAGGGATCCGTTCGCGGAGGCCACGCTTTTTGTTGCGGACCATGCGGCCCATCTGGCTCAGGTCGTGCTTCCGGCGCTCGAAGAAAAGAAACCGGTCATCTCCGACCGATACTCAGACAGCAGGTTTGCCTACCAGCAGGTCTCGCTCGTTGGGGTCGTGCCGGATCCAAAAGCATGGCTCACCGCGGTACATGCAGGCTGGTCGGTCCGTCCCGATCTGACGATCCTTCTTTTGATCTCTCCCGAAACGGCAATGAACCGGCTTCACGGGAGACCTGGAAAGGAGCACTTCGAGGACCCGGCGTTTCTCGAGGAAGTCCAGAAACGATATCTTGAACGGGTAACCGAGGACCCCGAACGCTTCCTTCTGATCGACGCCGCCCAGGAGCCGGAAACGATCCTTGACTTCGTCGAGAAGAGCATTCGGGCACTTCCCCGACAGTGA
- a CDS encoding prefoldin subunit beta has protein sequence MTAPQQAAGIPPQIQQQLGMFQQIQQQLQQVSSQKMQYEMTLRETKRALEEIEAAADDSVIYSAVGSILIQKQKAAVKAELEEKVDSLELRIGSLDKQEKAMTTKAAQLQKQIQEAISGDVPDAQ, from the coding sequence ATGACAGCACCCCAGCAGGCGGCGGGAATCCCGCCGCAGATCCAGCAGCAGCTTGGAATGTTCCAGCAGATCCAGCAGCAGCTTCAGCAGGTATCGTCCCAGAAAATGCAGTATGAGATGACGCTCCGTGAAACGAAGCGTGCTCTTGAAGAGATCGAGGCCGCGGCAGACGATTCCGTCATTTATTCAGCCGTTGGATCCATTCTGATCCAGAAACAGAAGGCTGCCGTCAAAGCGGAACTCGAAGAGAAGGTCGACTCCCTTGAACTCCGCATAGGTTCTCTCGACAAGCAGGAGAAGGCAATGACCACCAAAGCAGCGCAGCTCCAGAAGCAGATCCAGGAAGCAATCAGCGGTGACGTTCCTGATGCCCAGTAA